One segment of Pyrococcus sp. ST04 DNA contains the following:
- a CDS encoding potassium channel family protein, with translation MKELEEIKDCLIEMRNLSSLMVDLAFSSVMYNSEEIAEEVYLLEEKIDELTLKVKKLALRAAKNLDDPESMLSVIEMATINEQISDSAYEIADIILRDVEPHPIIRKIMHDVEEEIGRVRVHEGSILIGKSLKQLKLPSKIGVRLIAIKRGNRYIYNPSSDEVIKQDDILIAVGAGIDKLRELSNERSEEEELD, from the coding sequence ATGAAAGAATTGGAAGAGATTAAAGACTGCCTTATTGAAATGAGAAACTTATCCTCTTTGATGGTCGATTTAGCGTTCTCTTCAGTAATGTATAACAGCGAAGAAATAGCGGAAGAAGTTTATCTCCTTGAAGAAAAAATAGATGAGCTTACCCTAAAGGTTAAGAAACTGGCGCTAAGGGCAGCAAAAAACCTAGACGATCCAGAAAGTATGCTGAGCGTAATAGAAATGGCCACAATTAATGAACAGATAAGCGACTCAGCATATGAAATAGCAGACATAATCCTTAGAGATGTGGAGCCTCATCCAATAATAAGGAAGATAATGCACGATGTAGAAGAGGAAATTGGAAGAGTTAGAGTCCACGAGGGGTCAATTCTGATAGGTAAGAGTCTAAAGCAGCTTAAACTTCCATCAAAAATAGGAGTAAGGCTAATTGCAATAAAGAGAGGAAATAGATACATATATAACCCCTCAAGCGACGAGGTAATAAAGCAGGATGATATCCTAATAGCCGTTGGTGCTGGAATTGACAAACTGAGAGAGCTCTCAAACGAAAGATCTGAAGAAGAGGAGCTAGATTAA
- a CDS encoding potassium channel family protein: protein MEDIEEFKYEPKSVKEIFIEMKNTVELMIDLAYASILFGDKEIAEEVLELEERIDLLNYQLMTHTVLAARNVKEAEQATTILQMANAIEDISNAAGDLAKMVLEGVELHPIIKETILEGEEIIGRIVVTPESVLVGRTLGELELATNTGVWIIAVRRGKRWIFGPDKDFKIRAGDILIGRGTRTSIDQLKEIARGIIRVIGNERIGRD from the coding sequence ATGGAAGATATTGAAGAATTTAAGTACGAGCCAAAGAGCGTCAAAGAGATCTTTATTGAAATGAAGAACACTGTTGAACTCATGATAGATCTTGCATACGCATCGATTCTCTTTGGAGATAAAGAGATTGCAGAAGAAGTACTTGAGCTCGAAGAGAGAATAGACTTACTTAACTATCAGCTCATGACACACACCGTTCTAGCGGCAAGGAATGTTAAAGAAGCAGAACAAGCAACCACAATACTCCAAATGGCAAATGCAATAGAAGACATATCAAACGCCGCGGGAGATTTAGCAAAAATGGTCCTTGAAGGAGTTGAGTTGCATCCGATAATAAAAGAAACTATCCTCGAAGGAGAAGAAATAATAGGAAGGATTGTAGTCACACCAGAGTCTGTTCTAGTTGGAAGGACACTCGGAGAGCTTGAGCTAGCGACGAATACTGGAGTATGGATAATAGCAGTAAGAAGGGGAAAGAGATGGATATTTGGACCAGACAAGGACTTCAAAATAAGAGCTGGAGATATTCTGATAGGTAGAGGGACGAGAACTTCAATAGACCAACTGAAGGAAATAGCCAGGGGGATAATTAGGGTGATTGGAAATGAAAGAATTGGAAGAGATTAA
- a CDS encoding indolepyruvate oxidoreductase subunit beta, with protein sequence MEFNLIIAGVGGQGGLTLSRIIGNAAMVEGYRVRIGETLGMSQRYGSVLSYMRFGENVYSPLIEEGKANLMLALEPVEALRNARFLGKQSYAIINAYPIHTATTLVGKERYPSLDEIKEAIGKICSVDMMNFQKEADKINPRTLGVVMLGYAYGKGLVPLKKESIVEGIKLTLREKLWDINFKALERGIELAKS encoded by the coding sequence ATGGAGTTCAATTTAATAATAGCTGGAGTTGGAGGTCAGGGTGGATTAACACTTTCTAGGATCATAGGGAATGCGGCGATGGTAGAGGGGTACAGGGTTAGAATAGGAGAAACACTCGGAATGAGCCAGCGCTATGGTAGCGTTTTAAGTTATATGAGGTTCGGAGAGAATGTCTACTCCCCTCTAATAGAGGAGGGTAAGGCAAATTTGATGCTGGCTCTTGAGCCAGTTGAAGCTTTGAGAAACGCTAGATTTCTCGGTAAGCAAAGTTACGCCATTATAAATGCGTATCCCATTCACACGGCAACTACACTTGTTGGTAAGGAAAGATATCCAAGCCTGGATGAGATTAAGGAGGCTATTGGCAAGATATGTAGTGTTGACATGATGAACTTCCAGAAAGAGGCGGATAAAATAAACCCGAGAACCCTTGGAGTTGTTATGCTCGGTTATGCATATGGAAAGGGATTGGTACCTTTAAAGAAGGAGAGCATAGTTGAGGGGATAAAGTTAACCTTGAGAGAAAAGTTATGGGATATAAATTTTAAGGCTCTTGAGAGGGGAATTGAGCTAGCCAAGTCTTAG
- a CDS encoding MFS transporter, giving the protein MLKNLWFLNFSTFFFFLGISLLNPLISPYAITLGAQPFIVGLVAGVASAISLFSKLFGGYIGDKGYRFHAMFIGNILGIIAGFLYILSGFLNSILIFAIGRAIHGFAMGIFFPSSLSSAVDLAPKGRVGEALGWRGMMFSLGNIIGPAIGGFISDKFGFSSAFVLTVVFSAIGAVFVLSVWKDVGEIKVEKHETHSGYKELLRPYFISASLALYFISMAYSGVVTFLPALYKVVGLGQGIFGFYMMLMGLSSFSTRVVGGKSADRIGPIPVARIGIFGVFIGYLILLAFKFPPYSYIPAIISGAGFGLALPALQFMALARLPQRIRTMGSSIYTMFFDLGMLSGQVALGYVAQLKGYEGVFPVVAFLPVVSLIIVNVPLLWRDRNG; this is encoded by the coding sequence GTGTTGAAGAATTTATGGTTCCTCAACTTCTCAACATTCTTTTTCTTCTTGGGAATAAGCCTCTTAAATCCGCTAATATCACCTTATGCCATAACCCTCGGGGCTCAACCCTTTATTGTAGGCCTAGTTGCAGGGGTTGCTAGTGCTATTTCCCTGTTTTCTAAGCTCTTTGGGGGTTACATTGGGGATAAGGGGTATAGGTTCCATGCAATGTTTATTGGAAATATTCTTGGAATTATCGCTGGATTCTTGTATATCCTCTCCGGCTTTCTGAATAGCATACTAATATTTGCAATTGGAAGGGCTATTCATGGGTTTGCAATGGGGATATTCTTTCCATCCTCTTTATCATCTGCTGTAGACTTGGCCCCTAAGGGGAGAGTTGGAGAGGCATTGGGCTGGAGGGGTATGATGTTCTCTTTGGGGAATATTATTGGACCTGCAATTGGTGGATTTATCTCTGATAAGTTTGGCTTCTCCTCAGCGTTCGTTCTGACCGTTGTATTTTCTGCAATAGGGGCCGTTTTTGTTCTCTCTGTTTGGAAGGATGTTGGGGAGATTAAGGTTGAAAAACATGAGACTCACTCTGGATACAAGGAGCTCTTAAGGCCATACTTTATTTCTGCTTCATTGGCCTTATACTTCATTTCTATGGCCTATTCTGGTGTTGTAACCTTCTTACCAGCCCTGTATAAGGTGGTTGGCCTTGGTCAAGGAATTTTTGGTTTTTACATGATGTTAATGGGCCTTTCCTCATTCTCAACGAGAGTTGTGGGAGGGAAAAGTGCCGATAGGATAGGTCCCATTCCAGTTGCGAGAATTGGAATATTTGGGGTGTTTATTGGTTATTTAATTCTTCTGGCTTTCAAGTTTCCTCCCTACTCCTATATACCAGCAATCATCTCGGGTGCGGGATTTGGGCTTGCCCTTCCGGCTCTACAGTTTATGGCGCTTGCGCGACTTCCCCAAAGGATAAGAACAATGGGATCAAGTATATATACGATGTTCTTTGACCTGGGAATGCTTTCTGGTCAGGTAGCTCTGGGGTATGTGGCTCAGCTCAAAGGTTATGAAGGCGTTTTTCCTGTTGTGGCGTTCCTTCCAGTAGTATCCCTTATAATAGTTAATGTCCCTCTGTTATGGAGGGATAGAAATGGTTGA
- a CDS encoding SDR family oxidoreductase codes for MIKIDLSNRLAFTTASSKGIGFGVAKVLAMAGADVILLSRNEENLKKARDKIKEVANVDVSYIVADLTKREDLEKAVKEVENIGDPDIFFYSTGGPKPGYFMEMEMSDWEEAVKLLLYPAVYLTRKLVPGMERKGFGRIIYLTSVAIKEPIPNIALSNVVRISLAGLVRTLAKELGPKGITVNGIMPGIIQTDRVIQLAKDRAQREGKTLEEALEEYAKPIPLGRLGKPEEIGYLVAFLASDLGSYINGAMIPVDGGRLNSVF; via the coding sequence ATGATAAAGATCGACCTTTCTAATAGGCTCGCATTTACCACAGCATCAAGCAAAGGAATAGGGTTTGGTGTTGCAAAAGTCCTTGCAATGGCAGGAGCAGACGTTATACTGCTTTCCAGAAATGAAGAGAACCTAAAGAAGGCAAGGGATAAAATAAAAGAAGTAGCCAATGTAGATGTAAGCTATATAGTGGCTGATCTAACAAAAAGAGAAGATCTCGAGAAAGCTGTTAAAGAGGTAGAAAACATTGGGGATCCAGATATATTCTTCTACTCAACAGGAGGGCCAAAGCCAGGATACTTTATGGAAATGGAAATGAGCGACTGGGAGGAAGCGGTAAAATTACTCCTATATCCAGCAGTGTATTTGACAAGAAAACTCGTTCCTGGAATGGAGAGAAAAGGCTTTGGCAGGATAATATACCTAACCAGCGTAGCTATAAAAGAGCCAATTCCCAATATCGCTCTAAGTAATGTCGTGAGGATATCCCTCGCAGGGTTAGTAAGAACATTAGCAAAGGAGCTTGGGCCAAAAGGAATAACAGTTAACGGAATTATGCCTGGAATAATCCAAACTGATAGAGTGATTCAACTAGCAAAAGATAGAGCCCAAAGGGAAGGTAAGACTTTAGAAGAAGCGCTAGAAGAATATGCAAAGCCAATCCCATTAGGCAGGCTCGGGAAGCCAGAAGAGATAGGATATCTAGTCGCATTTCTCGCTAGTGATTTGGGCTCATACATAAATGGGGCAATGATCCCAGTTGATGGAGGAAGGCTGAATTCCGTATTCTAG
- a CDS encoding radical SAM protein, with translation MVEMIRVSYGTAIAMGLIKARLLARPTTAYLMLYHQGKCMNDCKFCPQARSSKAGSEKLSRVTWPEFPIERVRVYFPNGNFRRVCLQTIDYQGMIDDTLEILGMLADFNVPISVSITPVPRDVLEEFKELGVDYIGVGLDVASERIYKEIKISRHSWAEMWRFFHNVVKVFGRGRAVVHLIVGLGETDKELLETIHKVYEEGGLVSLFAFTPIKGTALENLAPPPIERYRKIQAAHYLIKTGVAGLEDFEFDENGNLIRLPKVDIPAIAFVTQGCPWCNRPYYNERPGKEPYNFPDVELVDVEKIKRELI, from the coding sequence ATGGTTGAAATGATTAGGGTTTCCTATGGAACTGCAATAGCCATGGGGCTCATTAAGGCGAGACTTTTGGCTAGGCCAACAACTGCATATCTCATGCTTTATCATCAGGGAAAGTGTATGAACGATTGTAAATTCTGTCCTCAGGCAAGGTCAAGTAAGGCTGGAAGTGAGAAACTGTCGAGGGTTACTTGGCCTGAATTTCCTATTGAGAGGGTTAGGGTTTACTTTCCTAATGGTAATTTTAGGAGGGTGTGTCTACAAACTATTGATTACCAAGGGATGATAGATGATACACTAGAGATCCTGGGCATGTTAGCTGATTTTAATGTCCCTATTTCTGTCTCTATAACTCCAGTTCCTAGAGATGTGCTTGAGGAGTTTAAAGAGCTTGGGGTAGATTATATAGGAGTTGGTCTTGACGTTGCTAGTGAAAGAATTTACAAGGAAATTAAAATTTCAAGGCACTCTTGGGCGGAGATGTGGAGATTTTTTCATAATGTCGTGAAAGTCTTTGGGAGGGGAAGAGCTGTCGTTCATTTAATAGTTGGATTGGGAGAGACAGATAAAGAACTCTTAGAGACAATTCATAAGGTGTATGAAGAAGGGGGATTAGTTTCTCTCTTTGCCTTTACACCAATTAAGGGAACAGCTTTGGAAAACTTGGCTCCTCCCCCAATAGAGAGATACAGGAAAATACAGGCGGCTCATTACCTTATAAAAACTGGTGTCGCTGGATTGGAAGACTTCGAGTTTGATGAGAACGGTAATCTAATAAGGTTACCGAAAGTAGACATACCAGCCATTGCCTTTGTAACCCAGGGATGTCCCTGGTGTAATAGACCCTATTATAATGAGAGACCAGGTAAAGAACCCTACAATTTCCCCGATGTGGAGCTTGTTGATGTTGAAAAGATTAAAAGAGAGTTAATCTAG
- a CDS encoding beta-ribofuranosylaminobenzene 5'-phosphate synthase family protein — protein sequence MRIKAPAHLHAGNPDLSGDMGRLFGTVGFAIAEPYLEIEVRIGDRDKSNDEDALKFLKRLRERFDFPPVEVEIRRYIPKWVGVGFHTTLALTLGEAVNRMFNLGLSLEEIALTVRRGLITALGFYAVKVGGFIVEGGFPIDRREKVVPPLIFRGDVPEDWYFVVAIPETPRRTLEEVRKREDEILENLKKMPPELADRLSRIVLMKIIPAFVEKNIKAFGEGLYQFNNLLGQFWSDYQDNVYCCDIVNEGIKLMLNHTYTACQTSWGPTFYGLVDSFSKAQEVKSIIENFLRENGDGGEVFVTKADNMGMVVLDG from the coding sequence ATGAGGATAAAAGCACCTGCCCATCTTCATGCTGGTAATCCGGATCTCAGCGGGGACATGGGAAGGTTGTTTGGCACCGTTGGTTTTGCAATAGCCGAACCCTACCTTGAAATTGAAGTAAGGATAGGAGATAGAGATAAATCAAACGATGAGGATGCCCTAAAGTTTCTAAAAAGGCTTAGAGAGAGGTTTGATTTCCCGCCCGTTGAAGTTGAAATTAGGAGGTACATTCCAAAGTGGGTAGGAGTAGGATTCCACACAACCCTTGCCCTAACTCTGGGAGAGGCCGTTAACAGGATGTTTAACTTAGGTCTTAGTTTAGAAGAGATAGCCCTAACTGTTAGAAGGGGTCTTATAACTGCTCTGGGCTTTTATGCTGTGAAGGTGGGTGGGTTTATAGTTGAGGGTGGCTTCCCAATTGATAGAAGGGAAAAAGTTGTTCCCCCTCTGATATTCAGAGGAGATGTTCCGGAAGATTGGTACTTTGTTGTTGCAATTCCAGAAACCCCTAGAAGGACTCTTGAAGAGGTAAGAAAAAGGGAAGATGAAATTTTAGAGAACTTAAAGAAAATGCCTCCGGAACTTGCTGACAGGCTTTCGAGGATAGTGCTTATGAAGATAATTCCCGCTTTTGTGGAGAAGAACATTAAGGCATTTGGAGAGGGTTTATATCAGTTTAATAATTTGCTCGGACAGTTTTGGAGTGACTATCAAGATAACGTTTATTGCTGTGATATCGTGAATGAGGGAATTAAACTAATGCTTAACCACACTTATACTGCATGTCAAACTAGCTGGGGTCCAACATTTTATGGGCTTGTGGACAGCTTTTCCAAGGCTCAAGAGGTTAAAAGCATAATTGAAAACTTCCTACGGGAAAATGGGGATGGGGGGGAAGTTTTCGTAACTAAAGCCGACAATATGGGGATGGTGGTGCTGGATGGTTAA
- a CDS encoding class I SAM-dependent methyltransferase, translating to MGFKEYYKAFPTYTDIHSEEYKKRLDDLEPLLIKHMKRKGKVLDLACGVGGFSFLLEDHGFEVIGLDVSEEMIEKAREYAKSRESRVKFIVGDATNLPFEDKSFDYVIFIDSLVHFEPIELNRVFKEVRRILKPEGKFLIQFTDLRELLPRLKDGLVIGQEYWISKILPDSDEKTVMIEFMSERDSFRVRFNVWGKVAVELLAKLYFEKIGEEKINDYSYLLVYRPK from the coding sequence ATGGGATTTAAAGAGTACTACAAAGCATTCCCCACATATACTGATATACACTCAGAAGAATACAAGAAAAGATTGGATGACCTTGAACCACTTCTCATTAAGCATATGAAAAGAAAGGGAAAAGTTCTGGACTTAGCTTGTGGAGTTGGGGGATTTTCCTTCCTCCTCGAAGACCATGGATTTGAGGTAATAGGGTTAGATGTCAGTGAAGAAATGATAGAAAAGGCAAGAGAGTATGCCAAATCCAGGGAATCTAGAGTAAAATTCATAGTAGGAGATGCCACCAACTTACCGTTCGAAGACAAGAGTTTTGACTACGTTATCTTCATCGACAGCCTTGTCCACTTCGAACCCATAGAGCTCAACAGGGTTTTCAAAGAAGTTAGAAGAATCCTCAAGCCGGAAGGTAAATTCCTAATCCAGTTCACAGACCTTAGAGAGCTCCTACCTAGATTAAAAGATGGACTGGTCATAGGTCAGGAATACTGGATAAGTAAAATACTCCCAGATAGCGACGAAAAAACTGTGATGATAGAATTTATGAGCGAGAGGGATAGCTTTAGGGTTAGGTTCAATGTCTGGGGAAAAGTTGCTGTGGAGCTATTGGCAAAGCTATACTTTGAAAAGATAGGGGAAGAGAAAATAAACGATTACTCATACCTTCTCGTTTACAGGCCCAAATAA
- a CDS encoding MFS transporter — protein MEKDVPVIVAATAVGQLFLQFSWFIMPFYLKALGYGTDKMGALFSVQTLTGGVFFLLAGQMSLKLGYKKTLIIAAILGALGRVLQILAFNFLTLVLGFFLVGINMGLRDPNYSALLSEKVSSEEERHKLFSYSFGLGTLANALGVLVAGHLPEYLIGMGFKNEIAYRIILSLALIQFAIVLPALAIIRDVPVKEQRIKWRRELVVKILKFSLPSAIIGLGAGITIPFMSIYFNMRFGRSIKEISWVFFGQQLVMGLGSFILPILVRKLGPVKVITYFQWSAALLFLIFPSIPTFLLAALVYVVRSILMNIVWPVNDSFMMGFFSTEEKATAAGIRRAFSTFMRALGNYSGGLLFAISLSYPFYATAVLYILATGLFYSFFIKHNN, from the coding sequence ATGGAAAAAGATGTCCCAGTAATAGTAGCAGCAACGGCAGTAGGACAGCTTTTCCTTCAGTTCTCATGGTTTATTATGCCCTTCTACCTCAAGGCCCTAGGATACGGAACAGACAAAATGGGGGCACTGTTTTCAGTTCAAACATTAACGGGAGGTGTATTCTTCCTTCTCGCTGGACAAATGTCATTGAAACTTGGATACAAGAAGACCCTAATAATTGCCGCAATCTTAGGTGCTCTAGGTAGGGTACTTCAAATCCTGGCCTTTAACTTTCTAACACTGGTTCTTGGGTTCTTCCTGGTCGGCATCAATATGGGGCTGAGAGATCCAAACTATTCCGCACTACTAAGTGAGAAAGTCTCAAGCGAAGAAGAGAGGCATAAATTATTCTCATACTCTTTCGGATTGGGAACCCTAGCAAACGCTCTTGGGGTTTTAGTTGCTGGACATCTGCCAGAATACCTTATTGGAATGGGATTTAAAAATGAAATAGCATACAGAATAATTCTCTCCCTCGCCTTAATCCAATTTGCAATAGTTTTACCAGCCCTAGCCATAATTAGGGATGTTCCAGTTAAGGAGCAAAGAATAAAGTGGAGAAGAGAGCTTGTTGTAAAAATCCTAAAGTTTTCACTACCAAGTGCTATAATAGGACTCGGAGCAGGAATAACTATACCCTTCATGAGCATTTACTTCAATATGAGATTCGGGAGAAGTATAAAGGAGATAAGCTGGGTCTTCTTCGGACAACAATTGGTGATGGGCCTAGGTTCATTCATCCTTCCAATTCTAGTAAGGAAACTTGGACCTGTCAAGGTGATAACATACTTCCAGTGGAGTGCAGCACTTTTATTCCTAATATTTCCCTCAATTCCAACGTTTCTACTAGCGGCATTAGTTTATGTTGTCAGATCAATTTTAATGAACATAGTCTGGCCAGTAAATGACTCCTTTATGATGGGCTTCTTCTCTACTGAAGAAAAAGCGACGGCTGCAGGAATCAGGAGAGCATTCTCAACTTTCATGAGAGCACTTGGAAATTACAGTGGAGGATTACTATTTGCAATATCCCTATCTTATCCATTCTATGCCACCGCAGTGCTCTACATTCTAGCAACGGGATTGTTTTACTCGTTCTTCATAAAGCATAATAACTGA
- a CDS encoding phosphate uptake regulator PhoU: MEFRKIQFTGRSSYIVSLPKSWVKEHGLKQGDVVSLVINPDGSITIFPGKPKETSLSKIIRMSKKFSPDMAVRLVISAYIQGYDIIEIELEEEMPLYKVVIRKTLQSLPGVEIILDEPQKIVAKSLLDEDEINLAELLGRMESIVKSMFGDLELIIQNPGEKELLRDINDLENELDRFYFLIIRAVNRLLSKKGVTEESGLIKRTFDLIGILLIARNIERIGDHIIRIAENPSDVNVRYMAEKFSKMLSQIETKDLEKVDKLMLELSEEIRNTDYRASIAMDSYRRILEYLENIGETIINMAIS; this comes from the coding sequence ATGGAGTTTAGGAAAATTCAGTTTACTGGGAGAAGTTCATATATAGTTTCTCTTCCGAAATCTTGGGTAAAGGAGCATGGATTAAAACAGGGAGACGTTGTTTCTCTTGTAATTAATCCTGACGGGAGCATCACTATTTTTCCGGGAAAACCTAAAGAGACATCTCTTTCTAAGATAATAAGAATGTCAAAGAAGTTCTCTCCAGATATGGCAGTAAGACTTGTTATTTCGGCATATATCCAAGGGTATGACATTATAGAGATTGAGCTTGAAGAAGAGATGCCGCTCTATAAGGTAGTGATTAGGAAGACCCTTCAGAGTCTCCCTGGTGTTGAAATAATCTTAGATGAGCCCCAGAAAATCGTTGCAAAGAGTCTCTTGGATGAGGATGAGATTAATTTAGCCGAACTTCTTGGTAGGATGGAGTCCATTGTGAAATCTATGTTTGGTGATTTAGAACTCATAATCCAGAACCCAGGGGAAAAAGAGTTGCTGAGAGATATCAATGATTTAGAGAACGAGCTTGATAGGTTCTACTTTTTAATAATAAGGGCCGTCAATAGGCTACTTTCTAAAAAAGGAGTCACAGAGGAGAGTGGACTTATAAAAAGAACATTTGACTTGATTGGAATTCTGCTCATAGCCAGGAACATAGAGAGAATTGGTGATCACATAATTAGAATAGCCGAGAATCCAAGTGACGTTAATGTTAGATATATGGCTGAGAAGTTTTCTAAGATGCTTTCTCAAATAGAGACTAAGGACTTAGAAAAAGTGGATAAGCTTATGCTTGAACTAAGTGAAGAGATAAGAAATACTGACTATAGAGCATCAATTGCCATGGACAGTTACAGGAGGATTCTTGAGTACCTTGAGAACATTGGGGAGACCATAATAAACATGGCTATAAGTTAG
- a CDS encoding isoaspartyl peptidase/L-asparaginase family protein, giving the protein MVAIIVHGGAGTIRKEDRIPKVVEGVKEAVLAGWKELKRGSALDAVEEAVKVLEDNPLFNAGTGSVLTIDGKVEMDAAIMRGKTLEAGAVASIWGVKNPISVARKVMEKTDHVLLVGEGAVKFARLMGFPEYDPVTEERKKQWRELKEKLLKGEVRHWKKLGELIKEYPEVLRSTVGAVAFDGEEVVAGTSTGGVFLKMFGRVGDTPLIGAGTYANEVAGASCTGLGEVAIRLALAKTATDFVRLGMNAQAASEAAISLATKYFGKDTMGIIMVDSSGNVGFAKNTKHMSYAYMKEGMKDPEAGV; this is encoded by the coding sequence ATGGTAGCTATTATCGTTCATGGTGGGGCTGGAACAATAAGAAAGGAGGATAGAATTCCGAAAGTAGTTGAGGGCGTTAAAGAAGCTGTGTTGGCCGGATGGAAAGAATTAAAGAGAGGGTCTGCCTTAGATGCTGTGGAGGAAGCCGTCAAGGTTCTTGAGGATAATCCCTTATTCAATGCTGGAACCGGGAGTGTCCTTACAATTGATGGTAAAGTTGAGATGGATGCAGCAATAATGAGAGGAAAAACTCTCGAAGCGGGGGCTGTTGCTAGTATATGGGGGGTTAAGAATCCAATAAGTGTTGCGAGAAAAGTAATGGAGAAAACAGACCATGTTCTATTGGTTGGCGAAGGAGCAGTTAAATTCGCACGGCTCATGGGATTTCCGGAGTATGACCCAGTAACCGAAGAAAGAAAGAAACAATGGAGAGAACTTAAGGAGAAGCTCTTAAAGGGAGAAGTTAGGCATTGGAAAAAGCTTGGTGAGTTAATAAAGGAGTATCCAGAGGTTTTAAGGAGTACGGTTGGTGCAGTGGCCTTTGATGGAGAAGAGGTAGTTGCTGGAACATCCACTGGAGGAGTATTTCTTAAGATGTTCGGAAGGGTTGGAGATACGCCACTCATTGGGGCAGGAACGTATGCTAATGAAGTAGCAGGAGCATCTTGTACGGGTCTGGGTGAAGTGGCCATAAGACTTGCGCTAGCTAAAACTGCCACAGACTTCGTTAGACTCGGAATGAATGCACAGGCTGCGAGTGAAGCTGCAATAAGTCTCGCAACGAAGTACTTTGGGAAGGATACAATGGGAATAATTATGGTAGACTCTTCAGGCAACGTTGGTTTTGCCAAGAACACGAAGCACATGAGTTATGCATATATGAAGGAGGGCATGAAAGACCCGGAGGCTGGGGTTTAG
- a CDS encoding DUF1464 family protein — protein sequence MVKAIGIDSGTKSMDIFGFDDETGEVIVDTAVDRNEVTKNPRIIIDILRSVQEEYGKIDAIVGPCGYGIPLKPAREVTDEEIALATFITRADVERRLKIVGLRELMVLMREAKDLNIYFTPGVIHLPTVPEWRKANRIDLGTADKVFTVALSIVRHSEKEGIPYNKVNLIAVEIGFAYTSAMAVKNGQIVDAMAGTAGFPGYLGMGFMDSELAYALANALDDFGKLVLFEGGAAYIAGIDPFSISPEEFVRLAKEDENIAKGYRAMIEAIVKDVFAILPSTKPDAIYLSGRFSRIPEFFKDVKVALEEAFSSYGFSIEVKKLESRAKAKEAAEGSAIIANGIAGGMYEELIEVLRLRESSGGIFDWVYLKERDKLRIFEKLEL from the coding sequence ATGGTTAAGGCGATTGGTATTGACTCTGGAACAAAGAGCATGGACATATTTGGATTTGATGATGAAACAGGCGAAGTGATAGTGGACACTGCCGTTGACAGAAATGAGGTAACGAAGAATCCAAGAATAATAATTGACATTCTTAGAAGCGTTCAGGAGGAGTACGGAAAAATAGATGCTATAGTTGGGCCTTGTGGATATGGTATCCCCCTAAAACCTGCAAGGGAAGTTACCGACGAGGAAATAGCGCTGGCTACTTTTATAACTAGGGCTGATGTGGAAAGGAGGCTTAAGATTGTAGGATTAAGAGAATTAATGGTTCTAATGAGAGAAGCAAAGGACTTAAACATATACTTCACCCCAGGAGTTATTCACTTACCAACCGTCCCGGAGTGGAGAAAAGCAAATAGAATTGATTTGGGGACTGCAGACAAAGTGTTTACAGTTGCCCTCTCTATTGTTAGGCACTCCGAAAAGGAAGGGATTCCTTACAATAAGGTAAATCTGATAGCAGTTGAGATAGGATTTGCCTATACTTCAGCAATGGCAGTTAAAAATGGACAAATAGTTGATGCCATGGCAGGAACCGCTGGATTTCCTGGATATCTTGGAATGGGCTTTATGGATTCTGAACTTGCCTATGCTCTTGCAAATGCTCTTGATGACTTTGGCAAGTTAGTCCTGTTTGAGGGAGGAGCCGCTTACATAGCTGGCATCGACCCATTTAGTATATCTCCGGAGGAGTTTGTTAGGCTGGCAAAAGAAGATGAGAACATTGCTAAAGGATACAGGGCGATGATTGAGGCTATAGTTAAGGATGTCTTTGCTATTTTACCGTCAACAAAACCTGATGCAATTTATCTGAGCGGTAGGTTTTCGAGAATTCCTGAGTTCTTTAAGGATGTTAAAGTTGCGTTGGAGGAGGCGTTCTCTTCTTATGGGTTCTCCATAGAGGTTAAAAAACTCGAGAGCAGAGCAAAGGCCAAGGAAGCTGCTGAGGGAAGTGCAATTATTGCAAATGGAATTGCGGGTGGGATGTATGAGGAACTTATTGAGGTTCTGAGACTTAGAGAAAGTTCGGGAGGAATATTTGACTGGGTTTATCTTAAGGAGAGAGACAAACTGAGAATTTTTGAGAAGCTTGAGCTTTAA